From one Humulus lupulus chromosome 8, drHumLupu1.1, whole genome shotgun sequence genomic stretch:
- the LOC133798372 gene encoding uncharacterized protein At2g39795, mitochondrial-like, whose translation MAAFTSIIRKSTSSLAPLAFRAVRAQRNYQSLVVAAINHANISQNHPHSPLVPTFHYSTESKKPSSDESLLRVIESEIQCATETDDQDRVEEVPNGFPFEILDNPGLQTITLKRKYQGEDIQVEVHMPDLVTGEQNDDGGDGDDDEKSIQSSIPVVVNVSKKSGPALEFSCTAYPDEIAIESLTVKHPENSGDEIAYEGPDFHDLDENLQKSFHKYLEIRGIKPSTTNFLHEYMINKDSREYLLWLEKLKKFVQA comes from the exons ATGGCTGCCTTTACCTCCATTATTCGCAAATCGACGTCTTCCTTGGCTCCACTAGCGTTCCGGGCTGTCCGGGCTCAGAGGAATTACCAGTCTTTGGTTGTGGCTGCCATAAACCATGCTAATATTTCTCAAAATCACCCTCACAGCCCTCTGGTTCCGACCTTTCACTACTCCACCGAGTCAAAGAAACCCAGTTCGGACGAGTCGCTTCTCCGAGTAATCGAGTCAGAAATCCAGTGTGCCACAGAAACTGACGATCAGGACAGG GTTGAAGAGGTTCCAAATGGTTTTCCTTTTGAAATTCTAGATAATCCTGGACTTCAAACCATAACCCTGAAGAGAAAATATCAAGGAGAAGACATCCAAGTTGAAGTTCATATGCCTGATCTAGTCACTGGTGAACAAAATGACGATGGTGGTGATGGAGACGATGATGAAAAATCAATTCAGTCTAGCATCCCAGtagttgtaaatgtttctaagaAGAGTGGACCCGCACTAGAGTTTAGTTGCACTGCCTACCCGGATGAAATTGCAATTGAAAGCTTGACTGTGAAACATCCAGAAAACTCTGGTGATGAAATTGCCTACGAGGGACCTGACTTCCA TGATTTGGATGAGAATCTGCAGAAGTCATTCCACAAGTACTTGGAGATCAGAGGAATCAAGCCCAGCACAACAAACTTCTTGCATGAGTACATGATTAACAAAGACAGTAGAGAATATTTGTTGTGGTTGGAGAAACTTAAGAAGTTCGTCCAAGCATGA